Proteins from one Elgaria multicarinata webbii isolate HBS135686 ecotype San Diego chromosome 3, rElgMul1.1.pri, whole genome shotgun sequence genomic window:
- the LOC134396397 gene encoding zinc finger protein 665-like isoform X2, translating to MEESYENVASLGFPKPELDSWIKEGEDPSARDIKEEEEGLTGICSGFPKPELTSWIGDGEGPPAQDVKEEEEEGLAGIFSGFPKPKLTSWIGDREGPPAQDVKEEEEEGLTSIFSGDGQDSYQSQEPYWISSRTAKYKIEEDTFGDQEESRRIHTEEKPFMCRECGKSFSNSTHLTQHQRIHTGEKPYMCLECGKSFNTTTSLTSHKRVHTGEKPYKCLECGKSFSHKIHLTSHKRIHTGEKPYKCLECGKSFSQKTHLTYHQRIHTGEKPYQCLECGKGFSQSSHLTVHHRIHTGEKPFKCLTCGKSFSNSRYLTCHQRIHTGEKPYKCFECGKSFSQSTSLTTHQKIHRGEKPYPCFECGKSFNSRSSLTSHQRIHTGEKPYKCLECGKSFSQSTSLTTHQKIHTGEKPYSCFECGKSFKCSSSLISHQRIHTGEKPYKCLECGKSFRWNAHLKAHQRIHTGEKPYQCLECGKSFRWNTHFLSHQRTHTGEKPFICRECGKSFSKNTHLCLHRRSHTGEKPYPCLECGKSFSQSSTLTKHQRIHTGKKPYKCLECGKSFSQGSHLTSHQRIHTREKSYKCLECGKSFRQRTHLVSHQRTHIEEKTFKCLECGKSFSQSSNLTKHQIIHKGGKPYKCMECGKNFRQNKHLTSHQRIHTGEKPYGCLECGKSFSQNSSLTSHQKIHTGEKPYKCLECGKNFSHSAHLTQHQRIHTGEKPYMCLECGKSFNTTTSLTSHKRVHTGEKPYKCLECGKSFSHSTYLTSHKRTHTGEKPYKCLECGKTFSQKPHLTYHQRTHTGTKPYKCLECGKAFSQNSHLTLHHRIHTGEKPYTCLICGKSFSNSTYLTCHQRIHTGEKPYKCFECGKSFSQSTSLSTHQKIHRGEKPYPCFECGKSFTCSSSLIAHQRIHTGEKPYQCLECGKSFRWSTHFTAHQRIHTGEKPYQCLECGKSFRWSTHFASHQRIHIRKAP from the exons atggaggagagtTATGAGAATGTAGCATCTCTGG GATTTCCCAAACCGGAGCTCGACTCCTGGATCAAAGAAGGAGAGGATCCATCTGCCCGGGatatcaaagaagaagaagagggattGACAGGTATCTGCTCAG GGTTTCCCAAACCTGAGCTCACCTCCTGGATCGGAGACGGGGAGGGTCCGCCTGCCCAGGAtgtcaaagaagaagaagaagaggggttGGCAGGTATCTTCTCAG GATTTCCAAAACCTAAGCTCACCTCCTGGATCGGAGACAGGGAGGGTCCGCCTGCCCAGGAtgtcaaagaagaagaagaagagggattGACAAGTATCTTCTCAG GTGATGGGCAGGATAGTTATCAATCTCAGGAGCCATATTGGATCTCATCAAGAACAGCcaaatataaaatagaagaagACACCTTTGGGGACCAAGAGGAATCAAGGAG AATCCACACAGAAGAGAAACCATTTATGTGCAgggagtgcggaaagagtttcaGCAATAGCACACACCTAActcaacatcaaagaatccacacaggggaaaaaccatatatgtgtttggaatgtggaaagagcttcaatactACCACAAGCCTGACTTCACATAAGagagttcacacaggagagaagccatataaatgcttggagtgtggaaagagcttcagtcataaaATACACCTTACTTCACAcaagagaattcacacaggagaaaaaccatacaaatgcttggaatgtggaaagagcttcagtcagaaaacACACCTTACTTACCATCAAAGAATACATACAGGGGAAAAGCCAtatcaatgcttggagtgtgggaaaggcTTTAGTCAAAGCTCACACTTAACTGTGCATCATAGAatccatacaggagagaaaccttttaaatgcttgacatgtggaaagagcttcagtaatAGCAGATACCTTACTTGccatcaaagaatccatacaggggagaagccatataaatgctttgagtgcggaaagagtttcagtcagagtacAAGCCTTACCACTCATCAAAAAATTCACAGAGGAGAAAAACCATATCCTtgctttgagtgtggaaaaagcttcaataGTAGATCAAGCCTGACTtctcatcagagaatccacacaggagagaaaccatataaatgcttggagtgtggaaagagcttcagtcagagtacAAGCCTTACTACTCATCAaaaaattcacacaggggagaaaccatattcttgctttgagtgtggaaagagcttcaagtgTAGTTCAAGCCTGATTTCTCATCAGAGAATCCATACAGGAGAAAAACCAtacaaatgcttggagtgtggaaagagctttcggtggaatgcacatttaaaagcgcatcagagaattcacactggggagaaaccatatcaatgcctagaatgtgggaaaagctttcgTTGGAACACCCATTTTTTGTCTCATCAAAGAACCCAT acaggagagaaaccatttataTGCagggagtgtggaaagagcttcagcaaaaacacacacctttgTTTACATCGGAGaagtcacacaggagagaaaccatatccgtgtttggaatgtggaaagagcttcagtcagagttcaACCCTCACTaaacatcagagaatccacactgggaagaaaccatataaatgtttggagtgtggtaAGAGCTTTAGTCAGGGCTCACATCTTACTTCGCATCAGCGAATCCACACAAGAGAAAAGTcttataaatgtttggagtgtgggaagagcttccgtCAGAGAACACACCTTGtgtctcatcaaagaactcacatagaagagaaaacatttaaatgcttagaatgtggaaagagcttttctcagagcTCCAACCTCACTaaacatcaaataattcacaaagggggaaaaccatacaaatgcatggagtgtggcaAGAACTTCCGTCAGAACAAGCAccttacttcacatcaaagaattcatacaggggaaaaaccatatggatgcttggagtgtggaaagagtttcagtcagaactcaagccttacttcacatcaaaaaatccacacaggtgagaaaccatataaatgcttggagtgtggaaagaactttagTCATAGTGCACACCTAActcaacatcaaagaatccacacaggggaaaaaccatatatgtgtttggaatgtggaaagagcttcaatactACCACAAGCCTGACTTCACATAAGAgagtccacacaggggagaagccatataaatgtttggagtgtggaaagagcttcagtcatagcACATACCTTACTTCACATaagagaactcacacaggggaaaaaccatacaaatgcttggagtgtggaaaaactTTCAGTCAGAAACCACACCTTACTTACCATCAAAGAACGCATACAGGGacgaaaccatataaatgcttggagtgtggaaaggccttcaGTCAGAACTCACACCTAACTTTACATcatagaatccacacaggagagaaaccttatacATGCTTGatttgtggaaagagcttcagtaacAGCACATACCTTACTTGCCATCAAAGAATCCATacgggggagaagccatataaatgctttgagtgtggaaagagctttagtcagaGTACAAGCCTTTCTACACATCAAAAAATCCACAGAGGGGAGAAACCGTATCCttgctttgagtgtggaaagagcttcacttgtAGTTCAAGCCTGATTgctcatcagagaatccacactggggagaaaccatatcagtgcttggaatgtggaaagagctttcggTGGAGCACACACTTTACAgctcatcagagaatccacactggggagaaaccgtatcagtgcttggaatgtggaaagagctttcggtggagcacacactttgcatcccATCAAAGAATACACATAAGGAAGGCACCATAA
- the LOC134396397 gene encoding zinc finger protein 501-like isoform X1: MEESYENVASLGFPKPELDSWIKEGEDPSARDIKEEEEGLTGFPKPELTSWIGDGEGPPAQDVKEEEEEGLAGIFSGFPKPKLTSWIGDREGPPAQDVKEEEEEGLTSIFSGDGQDSYQSQEPYWISSRTAKYKIEEDTFGDQEESRRIHTEEKPFMCRECGKSFSNSTHLTQHQRIHTGEKPYMCLECGKSFNTTTSLTSHKRVHTGEKPYKCLECGKSFSHKIHLTSHKRIHTGEKPYKCLECGKSFSQKTHLTYHQRIHTGEKPYQCLECGKGFSQSSHLTVHHRIHTGEKPFKCLTCGKSFSNSRYLTCHQRIHTGEKPYKCFECGKSFSQSTSLTTHQKIHRGEKPYPCFECGKSFNSRSSLTSHQRIHTGEKPYKCLECGKSFSQSTSLTTHQKIHTGEKPYSCFECGKSFKCSSSLISHQRIHTGEKPYKCLECGKSFRWNAHLKAHQRIHTGEKPYQCLECGKSFRWNTHFLSHQRTHIGKAP; this comes from the exons atggaggagagtTATGAGAATGTAGCATCTCTGG GATTTCCCAAACCGGAGCTCGACTCCTGGATCAAAGAAGGAGAGGATCCATCTGCCCGGGatatcaaagaagaagaagagggattGACAG GGTTTCCCAAACCTGAGCTCACCTCCTGGATCGGAGACGGGGAGGGTCCGCCTGCCCAGGAtgtcaaagaagaagaagaagaggggttGGCAGGTATCTTCTCAG GATTTCCAAAACCTAAGCTCACCTCCTGGATCGGAGACAGGGAGGGTCCGCCTGCCCAGGAtgtcaaagaagaagaagaagagggattGACAAGTATCTTCTCAG GTGATGGGCAGGATAGTTATCAATCTCAGGAGCCATATTGGATCTCATCAAGAACAGCcaaatataaaatagaagaagACACCTTTGGGGACCAAGAGGAATCAAGGAG AATCCACACAGAAGAGAAACCATTTATGTGCAgggagtgcggaaagagtttcaGCAATAGCACACACCTAActcaacatcaaagaatccacacaggggaaaaaccatatatgtgtttggaatgtggaaagagcttcaatactACCACAAGCCTGACTTCACATAAGagagttcacacaggagagaagccatataaatgcttggagtgtggaaagagcttcagtcataaaATACACCTTACTTCACAcaagagaattcacacaggagaaaaaccatacaaatgcttggaatgtggaaagagcttcagtcagaaaacACACCTTACTTACCATCAAAGAATACATACAGGGGAAAAGCCAtatcaatgcttggagtgtgggaaaggcTTTAGTCAAAGCTCACACTTAACTGTGCATCATAGAatccatacaggagagaaaccttttaaatgcttgacatgtggaaagagcttcagtaatAGCAGATACCTTACTTGccatcaaagaatccatacaggggagaagccatataaatgctttgagtgcggaaagagtttcagtcagagtacAAGCCTTACCACTCATCAAAAAATTCACAGAGGAGAAAAACCATATCCTtgctttgagtgtggaaaaagcttcaataGTAGATCAAGCCTGACTtctcatcagagaatccacacaggagagaaaccatataaatgcttggagtgtggaaagagcttcagtcagagtacAAGCCTTACTACTCATCAaaaaattcacacaggggagaaaccatattcttgctttgagtgtggaaagagcttcaagtgTAGTTCAAGCCTGATTTCTCATCAGAGAATCCATACAGGAGAAAAACCAtacaaatgcttggagtgtggaaagagctttcggtggaatgcacatttaaaagcgcatcagagaattcacactggggagaaaccatatcaatgcctagaatgtgggaaaagctttcgTTGGAACACCCATTTTTTGTCTCATCAAAGAACCCATATAGGGAAGGCACCATAA